One part of the Streptomyces ferrugineus genome encodes these proteins:
- a CDS encoding MFS transporter, whose product MSSTSVARPSYAAVLRIPHARRTFAAALLGRLSYGVAPLSLMLAVTRASGSYAVAGVVMALFSGASVFLSPARAALIDRYGPRRALVPMVAAHTSLLVLLAVLVWRPGAGSPFVLGAVAAVAGAGTPPLGPTMRAVWGRLAPDRALTQRAFSLDAVAEELLFVSGPLLVGVLVGFAPPAVGVLVGAGLMVVGTAGFVSSPVVRAVPAGGREPKRRAAGRRVLRGLGRPVIAAAGVGLALGVTDLLVVAFAETRGHGGDGAAWVLAALSAGSAVGGLLNGAVTWRAPAGLRLSAQATGLGLALCGAGLAQGLGTLAAAIAVAGVFVSPLITTAYLIADETAAPEARVRAGAWVNTAVNAGVTAGAAVAGVLVGGLSVGVCFVVTGVVVLLTAVAVGRGAGRGRGTGGPVPLV is encoded by the coding sequence GTGTCTTCCACATCAGTGGCGCGGCCTTCGTATGCCGCCGTTCTCCGGATCCCCCATGCCCGCCGCACCTTCGCCGCCGCCCTGCTGGGCAGGCTGTCGTACGGCGTCGCCCCGCTCTCCCTGATGCTCGCCGTGACCCGGGCCTCCGGGTCGTACGCCGTGGCCGGTGTCGTCATGGCGCTGTTCTCCGGCGCCAGTGTCTTCCTGTCGCCCGCGCGGGCGGCCCTGATCGACCGGTACGGGCCGCGCCGGGCGCTCGTGCCGATGGTCGCGGCGCACACCTCGCTGCTGGTGCTGCTGGCGGTGCTCGTCTGGCGGCCGGGTGCCGGCTCGCCGTTCGTCCTCGGCGCGGTGGCCGCCGTCGCCGGTGCCGGTACCCCGCCGCTCGGGCCGACCATGCGGGCCGTATGGGGGCGGCTGGCCCCGGACCGGGCGCTGACACAGCGGGCGTTCAGCCTCGACGCCGTCGCGGAGGAACTGCTCTTCGTCTCCGGGCCGTTGCTGGTGGGCGTGCTCGTCGGGTTCGCTCCGCCGGCGGTCGGGGTGCTCGTCGGGGCCGGGCTGATGGTCGTGGGGACGGCCGGGTTCGTGTCGTCGCCGGTCGTGCGTGCGGTACCGGCCGGCGGGCGCGAGCCGAAGCGGCGTGCGGCCGGGCGGCGGGTACTGCGCGGGCTCGGGCGGCCGGTGATCGCCGCCGCGGGGGTCGGGCTCGCACTGGGCGTGACCGATCTGCTCGTGGTCGCCTTCGCCGAGACCCGTGGCCACGGCGGTGACGGCGCGGCCTGGGTGCTCGCCGCCCTGTCCGCCGGAAGCGCCGTCGGCGGGCTCCTCAACGGGGCCGTCACATGGCGGGCCCCCGCGGGGCTCAGGCTCTCCGCGCAGGCGACCGGACTGGGGCTCGCCCTGTGCGGTGCGGGTCTGGCCCAGGGGCTGGGGACGCTCGCCGCGGCGATCGCGGTGGCCGGTGTCTTCGTCTCCCCGTTGATCACCACCGCGTACCTCATCGCCGACGAGACGGCCGCGCCCGAGGCCCGGGTCCGCGCCGGAGCCTGGGTCAACACGGCTGTCAACGCCGGGGTCACGGCTGGTGCCGCGGTCGCCGGTGTGCTGGTCGGGGGGTTGTCGGTGGGGGTGTGCTTCGTGGTGACCGGGGTGGTGGTGCTGCTGACGGCGGTGGCTGTGGGGCGGGGTGCGGGACGTGGAAGGGGTACGGGAGGTCCCGTACCCCTGGTGTGA
- a CDS encoding MarR family winged helix-turn-helix transcriptional regulator, with amino-acid sequence METETATRWLTDAEQCAWRTHLEVNRLLSYQLEKDLQPFGLTMNDYEILVNLSESEDFRMRMSDLASATLQSKSRLSHQITRMENANLVRRENCESDRRGLYAVLTDHGMETMQKVAPHHVASVRRHFIDLLSLDSLTELDKALKPIAEHLRGQRGRP; translated from the coding sequence ATGGAGACCGAGACGGCCACCCGCTGGCTGACCGATGCGGAGCAGTGCGCCTGGCGCACCCACCTGGAGGTCAACAGGCTGTTGAGCTACCAGCTCGAAAAAGACCTTCAGCCGTTCGGCCTGACAATGAACGACTACGAGATCCTGGTGAACCTCTCCGAGTCGGAGGACTTCCGGATGCGGATGAGCGACCTCGCCTCCGCCACCCTCCAGTCGAAGAGCCGACTCTCCCACCAGATCACCCGGATGGAGAACGCGAACCTGGTCCGGCGTGAGAACTGCGAGTCCGACCGTCGCGGGCTGTACGCGGTGCTCACCGATCACGGCATGGAGACGATGCAGAAGGTCGCACCGCACCATGTGGCGTCCGTGCGCCGGCACTTCATCGACCTGCTGTCCCTCGACTCCCTGACCGAGCTCGACAAGGCCCTCAAGCCCATCGCGGAGCACCTGCGCGGGCAGCGGGGACGCCCCTGA
- a CDS encoding SchA/CurD-like domain-containing protein, translating into MTTSPYITQSAFDGSRMRVLLLVDLHEGAQQQFLDAYEQMRDRVASVPGHLGDQLCQSVENPSQWVITSEWATAPPYLAWVNSEEHLETVRPLQRCVRELRSMRYGIVRETGGDRPRTGTTGTTGTLQTAARVGDGVIRHALTFTVKPGAESKAAEILAGYAPPEARVDDTTRLRRTTLFMHGNRIVRTVEVEGDLTAALRHVSRQPEVRAVEEAINPYLEQDRDLTDPESARTFFIRAAMPPVHHVARGGPEPDDLRRHALYYPARQGCGMALARLLGRQDEAAAADPASPVHRSTVFQREDIVVRLIDVQGDPETDPVMALGIHGPRKAAVLARLLDGVALGVTGRLTGERDANRLLAHADMALITDRRAAQS; encoded by the coding sequence ATGACCACTTCGCCCTATATCACCCAGTCGGCGTTCGACGGATCCAGGATGCGCGTCCTCCTGCTCGTCGACCTCCACGAGGGCGCCCAGCAACAGTTCCTGGACGCGTACGAGCAGATGCGTGACCGAGTCGCGTCGGTCCCCGGTCACCTCGGTGACCAGTTGTGCCAGTCCGTGGAGAACCCCTCCCAGTGGGTCATCACGAGCGAGTGGGCGACCGCCCCGCCGTACCTCGCCTGGGTGAACAGCGAAGAGCATCTGGAGACGGTCCGGCCGCTGCAGCGCTGCGTCCGTGAGCTCCGCTCGATGCGCTACGGCATCGTCCGTGAGACCGGCGGCGACCGCCCCCGCACCGGCACCACCGGCACCACCGGCACCCTCCAGACGGCCGCACGGGTCGGCGACGGCGTGATCCGCCACGCCCTGACCTTCACCGTCAAGCCCGGCGCCGAGTCCAAGGCCGCCGAGATCCTCGCCGGCTACGCCCCGCCCGAGGCCCGCGTCGACGACACCACCCGGCTGCGCCGCACCACCCTGTTCATGCACGGCAACCGGATCGTGCGCACCGTCGAGGTGGAGGGCGACCTGACGGCGGCCCTGCGCCACGTCTCCCGCCAGCCCGAGGTACGGGCCGTGGAGGAAGCCATCAACCCGTACCTGGAGCAGGACCGGGATCTCACCGACCCCGAGTCCGCCCGCACCTTCTTCATCCGCGCCGCCATGCCACCCGTCCACCACGTGGCGCGCGGCGGACCGGAACCGGACGACCTGCGCCGGCACGCCCTGTACTACCCGGCCAGACAGGGCTGCGGCATGGCGCTGGCCCGGCTGCTCGGCCGGCAGGACGAGGCGGCCGCGGCCGACCCCGCGTCCCCCGTGCACCGCAGCACCGTCTTCCAGCGCGAGGACATCGTCGTCCGCCTCATCGACGTACAGGGCGACCCCGAGACCGATCCGGTCATGGCGCTCGGCATCCACGGCCCCAGGAAGGCCGCCGTACTGGCCCGCCTGCTGGACGGCGTCGCACTCGGTGTCACAGGACGGCTCACCGGCGAACGGGACGCCAACCGCCTCCTGGCGCACGCCGACATGGCGCTGATCACCGACCGCAGGGCCGCGCAGTCCTGA
- a CDS encoding AIM24 family protein produces MGFREINSKMIEATVVPGQRLFSQRGAMLAYKGEVSFTPNVTGGQGGVMSMIGRRVANEDTPLMSVEGSGTVLFGHGGHHVQVINLSGDTLCVEADRLLAFEGTLQQGTMFLGSQGGVMGMVRGQISGQGLFTTTLKGHGAVAVMAHGGVFEVPITPQRPVHVDPQAYVAHHGDVRNKLSTALGWRDMVGRGSGEAFQLELSGNGAVYVQASEEKL; encoded by the coding sequence ATGGGCTTCCGTGAGATCAACTCGAAGATGATCGAGGCCACCGTGGTGCCGGGGCAGCGGCTGTTCAGTCAGCGTGGCGCGATGCTCGCCTACAAGGGCGAGGTGTCCTTCACCCCGAACGTGACCGGTGGTCAGGGCGGGGTCATGTCGATGATCGGGCGGCGGGTCGCGAACGAGGACACTCCGCTGATGAGCGTCGAGGGCAGCGGCACGGTGCTGTTCGGGCACGGGGGCCATCACGTTCAGGTGATCAACCTTTCCGGCGACACCCTGTGCGTGGAGGCGGACCGGCTCCTCGCCTTCGAGGGCACCCTCCAGCAGGGCACGATGTTCCTCGGCTCGCAGGGCGGCGTCATGGGCATGGTCCGGGGACAGATCAGCGGGCAGGGGCTGTTCACCACGACCCTCAAGGGGCATGGGGCCGTCGCAGTCATGGCGCACGGTGGTGTTTTCGAGGTTCCGATCACTCCGCAGCGGCCCGTCCACGTCGATCCGCAGGCCTACGTCGCCCACCACGGCGACGTGCGCAACAAGCTGTCCACGGCGCTGGGCTGGCGCGACATGGTGGGCCGGGGTTCCGGCGAGGCCTTCCAGCTGGAGCTCAGCGGCAACGGTGCGGTGTACGTCCAGGCGTCGGAGGAGAAGCTGTGA
- the meaB gene encoding methylmalonyl Co-A mutase-associated GTPase MeaB, translating to MQDVSTLVAQAREGRPRAVARLISLVEGASPQLREVMAALAPLTGNAYVVGLTGSPGVGKSTSTSALVTAYRKQGKRVGVLAVDPSSPFSGGALLGDRVRMSDHASDPGVYIRSMATRGHLGGLAWAAPQAIRVLDAAGCDVILVETVGVGQSEVEIASQADTSVVLLAPGMGDGIQAAKAGILEIGDVYVVNKADRDGADATARELNHMLGLGESRGPGDWRPPIVKTVAARAEGVDEVVEALEKHRAWMEERGVLAERRRARAAREVETIAVTALRERIADLHGDRRLGALAEKIVAGELDPYRAADELVAGLTRT from the coding sequence ATGCAGGACGTCTCCACGCTGGTGGCCCAGGCCAGGGAGGGCAGGCCGCGGGCGGTGGCCCGGCTGATCTCCCTGGTGGAGGGGGCGTCCCCGCAGCTGCGGGAGGTCATGGCGGCGCTGGCCCCGCTCACGGGCAACGCCTATGTCGTGGGCCTGACCGGCTCCCCGGGCGTCGGCAAGTCGACGTCCACCTCCGCCCTGGTGACCGCGTACCGCAAGCAGGGCAAGCGGGTCGGCGTCCTGGCCGTCGACCCGTCCTCGCCGTTCTCGGGCGGCGCCCTGCTCGGCGACCGGGTGCGGATGTCCGACCACGCCTCCGACCCCGGCGTCTACATCCGCTCGATGGCGACCCGAGGCCACCTGGGCGGCCTCGCCTGGGCCGCCCCGCAGGCGATCCGCGTCCTGGACGCGGCGGGCTGCGACGTGATCCTGGTCGAGACGGTGGGCGTCGGCCAGTCGGAGGTGGAGATCGCCTCCCAGGCGGACACGAGCGTGGTCCTGCTCGCCCCGGGCATGGGCGACGGCATCCAGGCCGCGAAGGCGGGCATCCTGGAGATCGGCGACGTCTACGTCGTCAACAAGGCCGACCGCGACGGCGCCGACGCCACCGCCCGCGAGCTCAACCACATGCTCGGCCTCGGCGAGTCCCGCGGCCCCGGCGACTGGCGCCCCCCGATCGTCAAGACGGTCGCCGCCCGCGCCGAGGGCGTCGACGAGGTCGTCGAGGCCCTGGAGAAGCATCGCGCCTGGATGGAGGAGCGGGGCGTCCTCGCCGAACGCCGCCGGGCCCGCGCCGCCCGCGAGGTGGAGACCATCGCCGTCACCGCGCTGCGCGAGCGCATCGCCGACCTGCACGGCGACCGCCGCCTCGGGGCACTGGCGGAGAAGATCGTCGCCGGGGAACTGGACCCCTACCGGGCGGCGGACGAACTGGTGGCGGGACTCACCCGGACCTGA
- a CDS encoding response regulator transcription factor, protein MRLLIVEDEKRLALSLAKGLTAEGYAVDVVHDGREGLYRASEGTYDLVILDIMLPGMNGYRVCAALRAAGHEVPILMLTAKDGEYDEAEGLDTGADDYLTKPFSYVVLVARVKALLRRGGQGAGASPVHVHGDLKVDTAARRVFLGDAEVALTTKEFSVLEQLVTRAGEVVSKAEILEHVWDFAYEGDPNIVEVYVSTLRRKLRAGLIRTVRGAGYRLETEQ, encoded by the coding sequence ATGCGCCTGTTGATCGTGGAGGACGAGAAGCGGCTGGCCCTGTCGCTCGCCAAGGGCCTGACGGCCGAGGGGTACGCCGTGGACGTCGTCCACGACGGCCGGGAAGGGCTGTACCGGGCCTCGGAGGGGACGTACGACCTCGTGATCCTCGACATCATGCTGCCCGGCATGAACGGCTACCGCGTCTGCGCCGCCCTGCGCGCCGCCGGCCACGAGGTGCCGATCCTCATGCTCACCGCCAAGGACGGCGAGTACGACGAGGCCGAGGGGCTGGACACCGGCGCCGACGACTACCTCACCAAGCCGTTCTCGTACGTCGTCCTCGTCGCCCGCGTCAAGGCGCTGTTGCGGCGCGGGGGACAGGGCGCCGGGGCCTCGCCCGTGCACGTCCACGGCGACCTCAAGGTCGACACCGCCGCCCGCCGGGTCTTCCTCGGCGACGCCGAAGTGGCCCTCACCACCAAGGAGTTCTCCGTCCTGGAGCAGCTCGTGACGCGGGCCGGCGAGGTGGTGTCCAAGGCCGAGATCCTGGAGCACGTCTGGGACTTCGCGTACGAGGGCGATCCCAACATCGTCGAGGTGTACGTCAGCACCCTGCGGCGCAAGCTGCGCGCCGGGCTCATCCGGACGGTGCGCGGGGCCGGCTACCGGCTGGAGACGGAGCAATGA
- a CDS encoding MTH1187 family thiamine-binding protein, which produces MIVAFSVTPLGVGEDVGEYVADAVRVVRESGLPNRTDAMFTSVEGDWDEVMDVVRRAVAAVEERAPRVSLVLKADIRPGVTDGLTTKVETVERHLAE; this is translated from the coding sequence ATGATCGTCGCGTTCTCCGTGACGCCGCTCGGCGTGGGCGAGGACGTGGGGGAGTACGTCGCCGACGCCGTCCGCGTGGTCCGGGAATCGGGCCTGCCCAACCGCACCGACGCGATGTTCACCTCCGTCGAGGGCGACTGGGACGAGGTCATGGACGTCGTCAGGCGCGCCGTGGCCGCCGTGGAGGAGCGGGCCCCGCGGGTCTCCCTGGTCCTCAAGGCCGACATCCGCCCCGGCGTGACGGACGGCCTCACCACCAAGGTGGAAACGGTGGAGCGCCACCTGGCCGAGTAG
- a CDS encoding cupin domain-containing protein yields the protein MDKMRPRVVDLNEIEPNRKRGGDLRTLLTPVTVGATSGFMGLAIMRPGERISEHYHPYSEEFVYVVEGRLEVDLDGETFPLRADQGLMIPIDMRHRFRNVGDEEARMVFHLGPLAPKPSLGHVDTEAPEISDDIKPYPLVQKEGAHPERPEVLS from the coding sequence ATGGACAAGATGCGCCCGCGCGTCGTCGACCTGAACGAGATCGAGCCCAACCGCAAGCGCGGCGGCGACCTGCGCACCCTGCTCACCCCCGTCACGGTGGGCGCCACGAGCGGCTTCATGGGCCTGGCCATCATGCGGCCCGGCGAACGCATCAGCGAGCACTATCACCCGTACTCCGAGGAGTTCGTGTACGTCGTCGAGGGCCGGCTGGAGGTCGATCTCGATGGTGAAACGTTTCCTCTCCGTGCCGACCAGGGCCTGATGATCCCCATCGACATGCGGCACCGCTTCCGCAACGTCGGTGACGAGGAGGCCCGCATGGTCTTCCATCTGGGCCCGCTGGCGCCCAAGCCGAGCCTCGGCCACGTCGACACCGAGGCCCCGGAGATCAGCGACGACATCAAGCCGTACCCGCTCGTCCAGAAAGAGGGCGCGCATCCCGAACGCCCAGAGGTGCTGTCGTGA
- a CDS encoding AIM24 family protein → MFRLQGSKVLAVDMTGDAVKAKNGSMVAYDGQMAFKKMSGGGEGIRGMVTRRLTGEQMTVMEVKGHGTCWFADRASEINLVSLQGDKLYVESSNLLATDAGLRTGTSFTGLRGASQGNGLFTTTVEGHGQAAIMSDGPAVVLRVSAQYPLTVDPGAYVAHQGNLRQSFQSGVTFRTLMGEGGGEAFQIRFEGDGLVYVQPSERNTIAGDV, encoded by the coding sequence ATGTTCCGACTCCAGGGCAGCAAGGTGCTCGCCGTCGACATGACCGGGGACGCCGTGAAGGCGAAGAACGGCTCGATGGTCGCGTACGACGGGCAGATGGCCTTCAAGAAGATGAGTGGCGGCGGTGAGGGCATCCGGGGGATGGTCACCCGGCGCCTGACCGGTGAGCAGATGACGGTGATGGAGGTGAAGGGGCACGGGACGTGCTGGTTCGCGGACCGCGCCTCCGAGATCAATCTTGTGAGCCTCCAGGGCGACAAGCTGTACGTGGAGTCGAGCAATCTGCTCGCGACCGACGCGGGGCTGCGGACTGGTACGTCCTTCACGGGGCTGCGCGGCGCCTCGCAGGGCAACGGGCTGTTCACGACCACCGTCGAGGGGCACGGGCAGGCGGCGATCATGTCCGATGGGCCCGCTGTGGTGCTGCGGGTCAGTGCGCAGTATCCGCTGACCGTCGATCCGGGGGCCTATGTGGCTCATCAGGGGAATCTGCGGCAGTCCTTCCAGTCGGGTGTGACCTTCCGCACGCTCATGGGCGAGGGCGGTGGCGAGGCCTTCCAGATCCGCTTCGAGGGGGACGGGCTGGTGTACGTACAGCCGAGCGAGCGGAACACGATCGCGGGGGACGTGTGA
- a CDS encoding AIM24 family protein, producing the protein MSQYPNGGPSAYDPMTLPSDDNVNDYTFCVELKGSQWFLQKGKMIAYYGQMEFNGIGHGRLDGLVRTSFHSPLHASDWVVAAGSGKMLLADRAFDVNSYDLEDGNLTIRSGNLLAFQPSLALKQSIVPGFLTLIGTGKFVAASNGPVVFMEPPIRVDPQALVGWADCPSPCHHYDHGYMTGVMGGLRALTGLGGASGEEHQFEFVGAGTVLLQSTETLMAEQATGAVPPGAGVPGSGAAHTGPSQMAGSPRLPGQLGDLQRRFGL; encoded by the coding sequence GTGAGCCAGTACCCGAACGGGGGCCCGAGCGCGTACGACCCCATGACGCTGCCCTCCGACGACAACGTCAACGACTACACCTTCTGCGTGGAGCTCAAGGGGAGCCAGTGGTTCCTGCAGAAGGGGAAGATGATCGCCTACTACGGGCAGATGGAGTTCAACGGGATCGGGCACGGGCGGCTCGACGGGCTTGTCCGTACGTCCTTTCATTCGCCACTGCACGCGAGCGACTGGGTCGTGGCGGCGGGCTCCGGGAAGATGCTGCTCGCTGACCGGGCCTTCGACGTGAACTCCTACGACCTCGAAGACGGCAATCTGACCATTCGCTCGGGCAACCTGCTCGCTTTTCAGCCAAGTCTCGCGCTCAAGCAATCGATCGTGCCGGGATTTCTGACGCTGATCGGAACCGGGAAGTTCGTGGCCGCATCTAACGGTCCGGTGGTGTTCATGGAACCCCCGATCCGGGTGGACCCGCAGGCACTCGTCGGCTGGGCCGACTGCCCGTCGCCGTGCCACCACTACGACCATGGCTACATGACCGGCGTAATGGGCGGTCTACGTGCACTGACAGGCCTCGGCGGGGCCTCCGGGGAGGAGCATCAGTTCGAGTTCGTCGGAGCCGGCACCGTGCTGCTCCAGTCGACCGAGACCCTCATGGCCGAGCAGGCCACGGGGGCGGTCCCGCCGGGCGCCGGAGTACCCGGTTCCGGTGCCGCCCACACAGGCCCTTCACAAATGGCTGGGTCACCGCGCCTTCCCGGACAGCTGGGAGACCTCCAGCGTCGCTTCGGGCTGTGA
- a CDS encoding PepSY domain-containing protein, with translation MKRNIVIATVAAAALIGGGTVAAYASGDDDGAATQRQSSVRVADDRDDRAEDAAEDTADDRDDDTVEVRDEAATAKVTAADAIAAALRHTPGSAVSADLDDDGSDVWEVSVVEGDGSGHDVRVSATTGKVLGAQRDDDGDDAREDLAALKGASVDAREAARAAAAKGTVTDVDHDDDGPAAWSVETTKGEWKVDLKTGKVTQDHDD, from the coding sequence ATGAAGCGCAACATCGTCATCGCCACCGTCGCCGCAGCGGCCCTGATCGGGGGCGGCACCGTCGCGGCCTACGCGTCCGGTGACGACGACGGCGCGGCCACGCAGCGGCAGTCGAGCGTTCGGGTCGCCGACGACCGGGACGACAGGGCGGAGGACGCCGCGGAAGACACAGCCGACGACCGGGACGACGACACCGTCGAGGTCCGCGACGAGGCCGCCACCGCCAAGGTCACCGCCGCCGACGCCATCGCCGCCGCGCTGCGGCACACCCCGGGCAGCGCCGTCTCCGCCGACCTGGACGACGACGGCTCGGACGTCTGGGAGGTGAGCGTCGTCGAGGGCGACGGCTCCGGCCACGACGTCCGGGTCTCCGCGACGACCGGCAAGGTCCTCGGCGCCCAGCGCGACGACGACGGTGACGACGCCCGCGAGGACCTCGCCGCGCTGAAGGGCGCGAGCGTCGACGCCCGCGAGGCCGCCCGGGCCGCCGCGGCGAAGGGCACCGTCACCGACGTCGACCACGACGACGACGGCCCCGCGGCCTGGAGCGTGGAGACCACCAAGGGCGAGTGGAAGGTCGACCTCAAGACGGGCAAGGTCACCCAGGACCACGACGACTGA
- a CDS encoding sensor histidine kinase, with protein MRRLFGSVRSRATLGATLVVAVALVAAGTAVLLSLRSNLIGQAGTEAERTARAVASEIALTGPRDRLSVDDDEPVQVVDENKNLLAASEDLERINGTGTDAVRPQPQTTPGGSRSGEDSDDDTDDDSSPEALEPGEISEHTTFTNGTATIDGETDDYRFAAVHVEVEGRGRLTVYAGAQLSAEQSAVRAALTVMLIGFPLLLGVVAGVTWLVTRRALRPVEGIRGEMAAITASEDLARRVPVPDTHDEVARLALTTNETLAALETSVERQRRFVADASHELRSPIASLRTQLEVGAAHPELLDLDGAVEDTVRLQGLAADLLLLARLDAGERPDRTRFDLGALAREQAEGRAGVTVTADAVPVAGSRGQVGRVLTNLLDNAGRHARTAVTVTVRGEGEWAVAAVADDGDGVAEADRERIFERFVRLDEARSRDDGGAGLGLAIARDVAVRHGGTLTVGRAPTGGALFELRLPQAG; from the coding sequence ATGAGAAGGCTCTTCGGCTCGGTCCGGTCCAGGGCCACCCTCGGCGCCACCCTCGTCGTCGCCGTGGCCCTGGTCGCGGCCGGGACCGCCGTCCTGCTGTCGCTGCGGTCCAACCTGATCGGTCAGGCCGGTACCGAGGCGGAACGCACCGCACGGGCCGTCGCCTCGGAGATCGCGCTCACCGGACCGCGGGACCGGCTGTCGGTGGACGACGACGAGCCGGTCCAGGTCGTCGACGAGAACAAGAACCTGCTCGCGGCCAGTGAGGACCTGGAGCGGATCAACGGCACCGGCACCGACGCGGTACGGCCGCAGCCCCAGACGACACCCGGCGGGAGTCGCAGCGGGGAGGACTCCGACGACGACACGGACGACGACTCCTCCCCCGAAGCCCTTGAACCCGGCGAGATCAGCGAGCACACCACCTTCACGAACGGCACCGCGACGATCGACGGCGAGACCGACGACTACCGCTTCGCCGCCGTCCATGTCGAGGTCGAGGGCAGGGGCCGGCTCACCGTGTACGCGGGCGCGCAGCTCTCCGCCGAACAGAGTGCCGTCAGGGCCGCGCTCACCGTCATGCTGATCGGCTTCCCGCTGCTGCTCGGCGTCGTCGCGGGCGTCACCTGGCTGGTCACCCGGCGCGCCCTGCGCCCGGTCGAGGGCATCCGCGGCGAGATGGCCGCGATCACCGCCTCCGAGGACCTCGCACGCCGGGTTCCGGTGCCGGACACCCATGACGAGGTCGCCCGCCTGGCGCTGACCACCAACGAGACGCTGGCCGCTCTGGAGACCTCGGTGGAACGCCAGCGCCGCTTCGTCGCCGACGCCTCGCACGAACTGCGCAGCCCGATCGCCTCCCTGCGCACCCAGCTCGAAGTGGGGGCCGCACACCCCGAGTTGCTGGACCTCGACGGCGCGGTGGAGGACACCGTACGGCTCCAGGGCCTCGCGGCCGACCTGCTGCTGCTCGCCCGGCTGGACGCGGGGGAGCGGCCCGATCGGACCCGGTTCGACCTGGGCGCGCTGGCCCGGGAGCAGGCCGAGGGGCGGGCCGGGGTGACGGTGACGGCGGACGCCGTACCGGTGGCCGGGTCGCGGGGGCAGGTGGGGCGGGTGCTCACCAACCTGCTGGACAACGCCGGGCGGCATGCCCGCACGGCGGTCACCGTGACCGTCCGCGGCGAGGGGGAGTGGGCCGTGGCGGCGGTCGCCGACGACGGGGACGGGGTGGCCGAGGCCGACCGGGAGCGGATCTTCGAGCGGTTCGTACGGCTGGACGAGGCCCGCAGCCGCGACGACGGCGGTGCCGGGCTGGGCCTGGCCATCGCCCGCGACGTCGCCGTACGGCACGGTGGCACCCTCACCGTGGGGCGGGCGCCGACCGGCGGAGCCCTGTTCGAGCTCCGCCTGCCGCAGGCTGGGTAG
- a CDS encoding DUF3817 domain-containing protein produces MDNKTATALRRLRLVSAPEAVSFLLLLVCSVLKRTTDFNAVPVMGMIHGVLFILYVIFWADAWNRTKWPLKTAALYFVLSVLPTGGFFAERKLKREAEDAVIASRARKEGIVNA; encoded by the coding sequence GTGGACAACAAGACCGCCACCGCCCTCCGCCGCCTCCGTCTCGTCTCGGCCCCCGAGGCGGTGTCGTTCCTGCTGCTGCTCGTCTGCTCGGTGCTGAAGCGGACCACCGACTTCAACGCGGTGCCCGTGATGGGCATGATCCACGGCGTCCTCTTCATCCTCTACGTGATCTTCTGGGCGGACGCCTGGAACCGCACCAAGTGGCCCCTGAAGACCGCGGCCCTCTACTTCGTCCTCTCCGTCCTGCCCACCGGCGGCTTCTTCGCCGAGCGCAAGCTCAAGCGCGAGGCCGAGGACGCGGTGATCGCCTCCCGCGCCCGCAAGGAAGGAATCGTCAACGCATGA